A region from the Desulfosoma sp. genome encodes:
- a CDS encoding MaoC/PaaZ C-terminal domain-containing protein: MIDVSQVGLSLGPFEHSMHWRNIILYHLGIGFGASDLDYVYERTPGGLKVCPSYAVIPVFHPFFEVLDRLKIDLKTVLHGEEAIRLHRPLPSSGKLLSTVKVSGIYDKKKAALVVLETLTKDEEGTMISETRMSLFCRGLGGWGGDPGPKAEAIAVPKDKSPDFDISYKTSPNQAAIYRLSGDVNPLHIDPKAAEAAGFPKPILHGLCTFGFATRAILEGACSGDPARFKSFQVRFADVVYPGDTITTRGWSLGDGRYVIEAATERAVVLSHALAEVG; encoded by the coding sequence ATGATTGATGTCAGTCAAGTGGGGCTGAGCCTTGGTCCTTTTGAACATTCCATGCATTGGCGAAATATCATTCTTTACCATTTGGGCATCGGCTTTGGCGCATCGGATTTGGACTATGTGTATGAACGCACTCCAGGAGGCCTCAAGGTCTGCCCGTCTTATGCGGTCATTCCTGTTTTTCATCCTTTTTTTGAAGTTTTGGATCGGCTGAAAATTGATCTCAAAACAGTCCTTCACGGTGAAGAAGCCATTCGGCTGCACCGACCTCTGCCTTCCTCGGGCAAGCTTCTAAGTACCGTAAAGGTGAGCGGCATCTATGACAAGAAAAAGGCTGCCCTGGTGGTTCTGGAAACGCTCACCAAGGACGAAGAAGGCACGATGATCAGTGAGACGAGGATGAGCCTTTTCTGTCGTGGGCTTGGTGGCTGGGGCGGCGATCCCGGGCCCAAGGCGGAGGCCATTGCGGTGCCGAAAGATAAGAGTCCGGACTTTGATATTTCCTACAAAACTTCGCCGAACCAGGCGGCAATCTATCGTCTTTCAGGGGATGTGAATCCCTTGCATATCGATCCTAAAGCTGCGGAAGCGGCCGGCTTTCCCAAACCGATTCTCCATGGACTATGTACTTTCGGTTTTGCCACTCGAGCGATCCTTGAAGGCGCCTGCAGCGGAGATCCGGCCCGTTTCAAATCCTTTCAGGTGCGGTTCGCCGACGTGGTTTATCCCGGAGACACCATCACAACACGTGGATGGTCTCTGGGCGATGGACGCTATGTGATTGAAGCGGCCACGGAACGTGCCGTGGTTCTTTCCCATGCGCTGGCCGAAGTGGGCTGA
- a CDS encoding SDR family NAD(P)-dependent oxidoreductase — protein MEKMLEGRVCLITGAGRGIGRAAALLFASEGAKVVVSDLDAEPAQEVVREIQSRGGQAVAVVGDVTADGFAEKFVQAAVDAFGPDIHVIVNNAGYTWDAVVHKMTDEQWEAMLKVHCTAPFRIVRAAAPYIRENAKREAEQGRVVMRKIINVSSVAGTDGNAGQANYSTAKSGILGFTKTLAKEWGRLNVNVNAVAYGWIETRLTQPKAEDTVLEKNGKKIAIGVPKNQLEAFRMMIPLGRPGTPEEAARVMLFLASPLSDYVSGQVIKVTGGW, from the coding sequence ATGGAAAAAATGCTGGAAGGGAGAGTGTGTTTGATTACGGGAGCCGGCCGTGGCATTGGTCGAGCGGCGGCATTGCTTTTTGCGTCGGAGGGAGCCAAAGTGGTCGTGAGCGATCTGGATGCGGAGCCGGCTCAGGAAGTGGTTCGAGAAATTCAAAGTCGAGGTGGGCAAGCCGTCGCCGTCGTCGGTGATGTAACCGCCGACGGCTTTGCAGAAAAGTTCGTGCAGGCCGCTGTGGATGCCTTTGGGCCGGACATCCATGTGATCGTCAACAATGCAGGCTATACCTGGGATGCCGTGGTCCATAAAATGACCGATGAGCAGTGGGAAGCCATGCTCAAGGTGCATTGCACGGCTCCTTTTCGCATTGTGAGGGCCGCAGCGCCATACATTCGAGAAAACGCCAAAAGGGAAGCGGAACAAGGCCGTGTGGTCATGCGAAAGATCATCAACGTGAGTTCGGTTGCGGGTACGGACGGCAACGCCGGTCAGGCCAACTATTCCACAGCCAAATCTGGGATTTTGGGTTTCACCAAAACCTTGGCCAAGGAATGGGGACGACTCAATGTGAACGTGAACGCCGTGGCCTATGGCTGGATTGAAACACGACTCACCCAACCCAAGGCCGAAGATACAGTGCTGGAAAAAAATGGCAAAAAGATCGCCATCGGAGTGCCCAAAAACCAGCTGGAAGCTTTCCGTATGATGATCCCTCTGGGGCGCCCGGGAACTCCCGAAGAGGCCGCTCGAGTCATGCTGTTTCTGGCCTCACCCCTTTCCGACTATGTCTCCGGGCAGGTGATTAAGGTGACAGGTGGCTGGTAG
- a CDS encoding class I adenylate-forming enzyme family protein, whose amino-acid sequence MILASPERIKEYTRKGCWGSRTLLDDFKQHARDMPEATAIIDPLNKEALLGTRPERIPYADFDRAVEATASALRSEGIDKDDIVLVQLPNCWELAMLYLAIARAGGVISPMPMQWRSKEVAYVAELTEAKAIITVEQFHGFEHRAMAEEVAQKVPTLKKVYTYDDVRRMIQEKPDPSLNLVRVDADDIFTICWTSGTEAQPKGCPLSHNNWRCQAAIALASGMQPGDIMLTAGPLVNMASIGTVYVPWLRFGGTVVLHHPFDPQLLLKQMVQERIQYTLLVPAVVNLILKHPAAQGVGLSSVRVITVGSAPPSLWSMEEFKRRWNVDIGNIWGQNEGTALVSGVQEVPDMAVRVDHLPRYGVPGVEWATPMAKFVQTKVVGPDGTELTENGAVGELLYRGPNVIPGYFKRPDLNAHAFDTEGYFRTGDLFQISGDRYLKFFERAKDIIIRGGYNISAQEVENVLLAHPAVQDVAAVGMPDENLGERTCVYVVPKPGQTITLEDLTRYMKEQGVATYKLPEHLEVVEAIPRNPVGKILKKELRKDIRKKLGM is encoded by the coding sequence TTGATTCTCGCCTCACCCGAACGCATCAAGGAATACACCCGCAAAGGTTGTTGGGGCAGCCGAACCCTTTTGGATGATTTCAAGCAGCATGCCCGTGATATGCCGGAGGCAACGGCCATCATCGATCCTCTGAACAAAGAAGCGCTCCTGGGAACAAGGCCCGAACGTATCCCATACGCTGACTTCGATCGAGCGGTGGAGGCGACGGCGTCCGCCCTTCGCTCCGAAGGTATCGACAAAGACGATATTGTGTTGGTGCAATTACCCAATTGCTGGGAACTGGCCATGCTTTACCTGGCTATTGCTCGAGCGGGTGGTGTTATTTCTCCCATGCCCATGCAGTGGCGCTCCAAAGAAGTCGCCTACGTGGCGGAACTCACGGAAGCCAAGGCCATCATCACCGTGGAACAGTTTCACGGTTTTGAGCATCGAGCCATGGCCGAAGAAGTGGCCCAAAAGGTTCCGACCCTCAAAAAAGTTTATACCTATGACGACGTAAGGCGGATGATTCAGGAAAAGCCGGATCCGAGCCTCAATCTTGTTCGTGTGGATGCCGACGACATTTTTACCATCTGCTGGACTTCAGGCACGGAGGCTCAACCCAAAGGATGCCCCTTGAGCCATAACAACTGGAGGTGTCAGGCAGCCATTGCTTTGGCAAGCGGCATGCAACCCGGCGATATCATGCTCACCGCCGGTCCCTTGGTCAACATGGCTTCCATAGGCACTGTCTATGTACCCTGGCTACGTTTCGGCGGAACCGTGGTCTTGCACCATCCCTTTGATCCTCAGCTTTTGCTTAAACAAATGGTTCAGGAACGAATTCAGTACACACTTTTGGTGCCGGCCGTGGTGAATCTTATCTTGAAACATCCTGCGGCTCAGGGAGTGGGTTTAAGTTCGGTGCGCGTGATCACCGTGGGATCGGCTCCTCCTTCTTTGTGGTCCATGGAAGAATTCAAGAGACGCTGGAATGTGGACATTGGAAACATCTGGGGCCAGAACGAAGGCACGGCGTTGGTTTCCGGAGTGCAAGAAGTGCCGGACATGGCGGTTCGTGTGGATCACCTGCCGCGTTACGGAGTCCCCGGCGTCGAATGGGCGACCCCTATGGCCAAATTCGTCCAAACCAAGGTGGTGGGTCCCGACGGGACAGAACTCACAGAAAACGGGGCCGTTGGGGAGCTGCTCTACCGGGGTCCCAACGTGATTCCCGGATATTTCAAACGACCCGATCTCAATGCTCACGCTTTTGACACCGAAGGTTATTTTCGCACAGGCGATCTCTTTCAAATTTCCGGCGATCGTTACCTGAAGTTCTTTGAACGGGCAAAGGACATCATCATTCGAGGAGGCTACAACATCAGCGCTCAGGAAGTGGAAAATGTTCTTTTGGCTCACCCGGCCGTTCAGGACGTGGCCGCGGTCGGCATGCCCGACGAGAACCTTGGGGAAAGAACCTGCGTCTACGTGGTCCCTAAACCCGGACAGACGATCACTCTGGAAGATCTGACTCGCTACATGAAAGAACAAGGCGTGGCCACCTACAAACTGCCGGAACACCTGGAAGTCGTGGAGGCCATTCCTCGAAATCCCGTAGGGAAAATCCTCAAGAAAGAGCTGCGCAAGGATATACGAAAGAAACTAGGCATGTAA